A single window of Planctomycetia bacterium DNA harbors:
- a CDS encoding 3-oxoacyl-ACP synthase translates to MGLMSGRRDIVITGLGVVSPIGIGSGPFWGALAAGTSGVRLIDLFDASSLRVRFGGQVPDFDPRLYVRPRKSLKVMSREIQMGFAAADLAMTDAGMAAGGFAPERCGVVFGGDMIYADLEELDQTYRRSIADGRFSFPLWSEAIHEELHPLWLLKHLPNMTASHVAIAHDARGPNNSIVLGDVSGLLAVAEAASVIGRGWADVMLAGGTGCRLHPTALVARGDALLSHRADDCRRACRPFDRDRDGLVNGEGAGVVVLESREHAERRGARIRGRFLGAAARCESVGRRGGLGGQSLRLAIRAACRSAGLEPGGIGHVNAHGVGTIDMDRVEATAIAAELGAVPVTAPKSFFGHLGAGGGVVELMASLLGLEQGLVPFTINHDDPDPACPVHVVRQTPLGGRPPTALAVNICSTGQAVAVAVAGPD, encoded by the coding sequence GTGGGGCTCATGAGCGGCAGGCGGGACATCGTGATCACGGGACTGGGTGTCGTCAGCCCGATCGGCATCGGCTCCGGCCCCTTCTGGGGGGCGCTTGCCGCCGGGACCAGCGGCGTGCGGCTCATCGACCTGTTCGATGCCAGCTCGCTGCGGGTGCGGTTCGGCGGACAGGTGCCCGACTTCGATCCGCGCCTCTATGTCCGGCCGCGGAAGAGCCTGAAGGTCATGAGCCGCGAGATCCAGATGGGATTCGCCGCCGCCGATCTGGCCATGACGGACGCCGGCATGGCAGCCGGCGGCTTCGCGCCGGAACGGTGCGGGGTCGTATTCGGCGGAGACATGATCTACGCCGACCTCGAGGAACTGGATCAGACCTACCGCCGCTCGATCGCCGACGGCCGGTTCTCGTTCCCGCTCTGGTCGGAGGCGATCCATGAGGAGCTGCACCCGCTCTGGCTGCTCAAGCATCTCCCCAACATGACCGCCTCCCACGTGGCGATCGCGCACGACGCCCGCGGCCCCAACAACTCGATCGTGCTCGGAGACGTCTCCGGCCTGCTCGCCGTGGCCGAGGCGGCCAGCGTCATCGGCCGCGGCTGGGCCGACGTGATGCTCGCGGGGGGAACGGGCTGCCGGCTGCATCCCACCGCGCTGGTCGCCCGTGGCGACGCGCTCCTCTCCCATCGGGCCGACGACTGCCGGCGGGCCTGCCGGCCGTTCGACCGCGACCGCGACGGGCTCGTCAACGGCGAGGGAGCCGGCGTCGTGGTGCTCGAGTCGCGGGAGCATGCCGAACGCCGCGGGGCCCGGATTCGCGGCCGGTTTCTCGGCGCCGCGGCGCGGTGCGAATCGGTCGGCAGGCGCGGTGGCCTGGGGGGGCAGTCCTTGCGGCTGGCCATCCGGGCGGCCTGCCGGTCCGCGGGCCTCGAGCCCGGCGGGATCGGCCACGTCAACGCCCACGGCGTGGGCACGATCGACATGGACCGGGTCGAGGCGACGGCGATCGCAGCCGAGCTCGGCGCCGTTCCCGTCACCGCGCCGAAGAGCTTTTTCGGTCACCTCGGTGCCGGCGGCGGCGTGGTGGAGCTGATGGCCAGCCTGCTCGGCCTCGAGCAGGGCCTCGTTCCCTTCACCATCAACCACGACGATCCCGATCCGGCCTGTCCGGTGCACGTCGTCCGTCAGACGCCCCTCGGCGGCCGGCCGCCGACCGCCCTGGCGGTCAACATCTGCTCGACGGGCCAGGCGGTCGCGGTCGCCGTGGCCGGCCCGGACTGA
- a CDS encoding nuclease, with translation MGQTPRRRSSPVRMPARTLFIVGLALATILLPLLIDRLREPTAAAAWRVLDIHDGDTISCLAPDGRSRRIRLVGIDAPEFGQAYGRRAAAALAAKIAGRMVRVEDRGIDQHGRLLGRIDVDGRDINREMVAEGWAWTFGFAPEDSYLAAETEARRTRSGLWSDPRPTAPAEWRAQHPRQH, from the coding sequence ATGGGTCAGACGCCCCGCCGCCGCTCCAGCCCGGTTCGCATGCCGGCGCGAACCCTGTTCATCGTCGGGCTGGCGCTGGCGACCATCCTCCTGCCGCTGCTGATCGACAGGCTGCGCGAACCGACCGCGGCGGCGGCCTGGCGGGTGCTCGACATCCATGACGGCGACACGATCTCCTGCCTCGCCCCCGACGGCCGCTCGCGACGCATCAGGCTCGTGGGCATCGACGCGCCCGAGTTCGGGCAGGCCTACGGTCGCCGGGCCGCCGCTGCGCTCGCCGCCAAGATCGCGGGCCGGATGGTGCGGGTCGAGGACCGGGGGATCGACCAGCACGGCCGACTCCTCGGCCGCATCGACGTGGACGGCCGCGACATCAACCGGGAGATGGTCGCCGAGGGCTGGGCATGGACCTTCGGCTTCGCGCCCGAGGATTCCTACCTCGCCGCCGAGACGGAGGCGCGGCGCACGCGCAGCGGACTGTGGTCGGATCCCCGGCCGACGGCCCCGGCCGAGTGGCGGGCGCAGCACCCGCGGCAGCATTGA